A region from the Paludisphaera rhizosphaerae genome encodes:
- a CDS encoding ABC-F family ATP-binding cassette domain-containing protein, which yields MILISAQGLGRQYAGDPIFTDLAFEVRAGDRIGLVGPNGAGKTTLMKLLDRTEQPEYGSVYVRQGVRVSLLRQQPNFAPDQTLMDVARSGLASLLDLQAELEEAAKEMAEADDEDDRERAGRRYDQIHEQILHQDAYDVDYRVEEILSGLGFAEADYQRPASTFSGGQQSRLMLAKLLLESPDLMLLDEPSNHLDIETTEWLENYLSRQPTAMIIVSHDRYFLDKTVNKIWELHDGSLEVYPGNYSQYWRLREERAKVLDRQAERFEEQAEKLAAYIRKYGAGQRAKQAHDRERKLEKLQAEKVETMRDIVGPVMGFEEVDRSGDIVIEARKLSKAFDKPLFENLNMVVDRGECIGVLGPNGAGKTTLLKTLIGYEKADSGEVKLGHKVQIGYHDQGLQSLNQETTVVRAVWPEDDTDWAEGEVRSLLARFGLTGDQAFRKVGMLSGGEKAKAALARLCATGANLLVMDEPTNHLDIWSCEALERSIREFEGTVLVVSHDRYFLNAVADRILVVAGGGRVKVIEGDYETYQAITQKEKEAAEKAKARAAAPPPPPQSVAPKAQPTAAKVNKKKFKYRPAAELEQEIAQLEAEVAEVEDQLGQPATWRDPTNAARVQDRHLELKQKLEDLFHHWEFAVESEW from the coding sequence ATGATCCTGATCTCCGCCCAGGGTTTGGGCCGACAGTACGCCGGCGACCCGATCTTCACCGACCTCGCCTTCGAGGTCCGCGCCGGCGACCGTATCGGGCTGGTCGGACCCAACGGCGCGGGCAAAACCACGCTGATGAAGCTGCTCGACCGCACCGAGCAGCCCGAATACGGCTCGGTCTACGTCCGCCAGGGCGTTCGCGTCAGCCTGCTCCGCCAGCAGCCCAACTTCGCCCCCGACCAGACGCTAATGGACGTCGCCCGCTCCGGGCTGGCCTCGCTGCTGGACCTGCAGGCCGAGTTGGAAGAGGCCGCGAAGGAGATGGCCGAGGCCGACGACGAGGACGACCGCGAACGCGCCGGGCGTCGTTACGACCAGATCCATGAGCAGATCCTGCACCAGGACGCCTACGACGTCGACTATCGGGTCGAGGAGATCCTCTCCGGTTTGGGCTTTGCCGAGGCCGACTACCAGCGCCCGGCCTCAACGTTCTCCGGCGGCCAGCAGTCGCGGCTGATGCTTGCGAAGCTGCTGCTGGAAAGCCCCGACCTGATGCTGCTGGACGAGCCGTCCAACCACCTCGACATCGAGACGACCGAGTGGCTGGAGAACTACCTCTCCCGCCAGCCGACGGCGATGATCATCGTCAGCCACGACCGCTACTTCCTGGACAAGACGGTCAACAAGATCTGGGAGCTGCACGACGGTTCGCTGGAGGTCTACCCCGGCAATTACTCCCAGTACTGGCGGCTGCGCGAGGAGCGGGCCAAGGTCCTCGACCGTCAGGCCGAGCGTTTCGAGGAGCAGGCCGAGAAGCTCGCCGCCTACATCCGCAAATACGGCGCGGGGCAGCGAGCCAAACAGGCCCACGACCGCGAACGGAAGTTGGAGAAGCTCCAGGCCGAGAAGGTCGAGACGATGCGCGACATCGTCGGCCCGGTGATGGGCTTCGAGGAGGTCGACCGCTCCGGCGACATCGTCATCGAGGCCCGCAAGCTCTCGAAAGCGTTCGACAAACCGCTGTTCGAGAATCTGAACATGGTCGTCGATCGCGGCGAGTGCATCGGGGTCCTGGGCCCTAATGGTGCGGGGAAGACCACGCTTCTGAAGACCTTGATCGGCTATGAGAAGGCCGATTCCGGAGAGGTCAAACTGGGGCACAAGGTCCAGATCGGCTACCACGACCAGGGCTTGCAGTCGCTCAACCAGGAGACGACCGTCGTCCGGGCCGTGTGGCCCGAGGACGACACCGACTGGGCCGAGGGCGAGGTCCGCTCGCTGCTGGCCCGGTTCGGCCTGACCGGCGACCAGGCGTTCCGGAAGGTTGGCATGCTCTCCGGCGGCGAGAAGGCCAAGGCCGCTCTAGCCCGCCTCTGCGCCACCGGCGCGAACCTGCTCGTGATGGACGAGCCCACCAACCACCTGGACATCTGGTCGTGCGAGGCGCTGGAGCGCTCGATCCGCGAGTTCGAGGGGACGGTCCTGGTCGTCAGCCACGACCGTTACTTCCTCAACGCCGTGGCCGACCGGATCCTCGTCGTGGCCGGCGGCGGCAGGGTGAAGGTTATCGAGGGCGATTACGAGACCTACCAGGCGATCACCCAGAAGGAAAAAGAGGCCGCCGAAAAAGCCAAGGCCCGCGCCGCGGCCCCGCCTCCTCCCCCCCAGTCCGTCGCTCCCAAGGCCCAGCCCACCGCCGCCAAGGTCAATAAGAAGAAGTTCAAGTACCGCCCGGCCGCCGAGCTGGAGCAAGAAATCGCCCAGCTCGAAGCCGAGGTCGCCGAGGTTGAAGACCAGCTAGGCCAACCTGCCACCTGGCGCGATCCGACGAACGCCGCACGCGTCCAGGATCGGCACCTAGAGTTAAAACAGAAGCTGGAAGATCTCTTCCATCACTGGGAGTTCGCCGTCGAATCCGAGTGGTGA
- a CDS encoding metallophosphoesterase family protein, which translates to MADPKKVIATVRKAADLMRRTPGRAGSVVRAFAEEVMVVGDLHGNLRAFKWLLGEAALDKHPGRHLVLQELVHEINKHNDDRPDLSHRLVDLVCALKCQYPDRVHLILGNHELSELTGRTIGKDGRTLNERFRAGIQLSFGDAAEEVYETYLKLFADLPLAVRTPNRVFICHTVPDGDWLDGLDLSILDADSWPPEATKRRGTVYSLTWGRDTSDETADRFAEMVDADLFVVGHQACDEGFRQSNRRTLIVDGTDPYPTYCLFPARKPITIEEIVASVKVLGMEAPSS; encoded by the coding sequence ATGGCCGACCCCAAAAAAGTCATCGCCACCGTTCGCAAGGCCGCCGACCTCATGAGGCGCACGCCCGGCCGCGCCGGGTCGGTGGTGCGCGCGTTCGCGGAGGAGGTGATGGTCGTTGGCGACCTTCACGGCAACCTCCGGGCGTTCAAATGGCTCCTGGGCGAGGCCGCGCTCGACAAGCATCCGGGCCGGCATCTGGTCCTTCAGGAGCTCGTCCACGAGATCAACAAACACAACGATGATCGGCCCGACCTGTCGCACCGGCTGGTGGATCTTGTTTGCGCCCTCAAGTGCCAGTATCCCGACCGCGTGCATCTGATCCTGGGCAACCACGAACTCTCGGAGCTGACCGGTCGGACGATCGGCAAGGACGGGCGGACTCTCAATGAGCGGTTTCGCGCGGGGATCCAACTCTCCTTTGGCGACGCGGCCGAGGAGGTCTACGAGACCTACCTGAAGTTGTTCGCCGACCTGCCACTCGCCGTCCGTACGCCGAATCGCGTCTTCATCTGCCACACCGTCCCCGACGGCGACTGGCTGGACGGCCTGGATCTCTCGATCCTCGACGCCGACTCCTGGCCTCCCGAAGCAACCAAACGCCGGGGGACCGTCTACTCGCTGACCTGGGGACGCGACACGTCCGACGAGACGGCCGACCGCTTCGCCGAGATGGTCGACGCCGACCTCTTCGTCGTCGGCCATCAGGCCTGCGATGAAGGCTTCCGCCAGTCCAACCGCCGCACCTTGATCGTCGACGGCACCGACCCCTACCCCACCTACTGCCTCTTCCCCGCGCGGAAGCCGATCACCATCGAAGAGATCGTCGCGTCCGTGAAGGTCCTCGGGATGGAGGCCCCCTCGTCCTGA
- a CDS encoding alpha/beta hydrolase, whose amino-acid sequence MPRWTNLGEASGPLEIVISGELAETPKLKKGETPPPPPSPPLLVLDPDPNGDPNRLLDVARGATDSTGPSLDRRRGESRTNKEGAEFHAPATADAWRDRATHLRDKMKVNLGLWPAPPKTPLNPQVYGRIERDGYTIEKVVLETLPGFTLSGNLYRPTSPSTAKLPAILCPHGHWEVGRMQPDVQQRCIRWAKLGAVVFMYDMVGYNDSKPFPHEFLNDHLRRWGLSLFTLQTWNSTRALDWITTLPDVDPARIGCTGESGGGTQTFILSALDERIKVAAPVVMISDWFQGGCVCENAAGLRIGTDNVEFGALFAPRPMILVGASGDWTAKTMTHAFPAIQGVYSLIGRPERLEATVFDFPHNYNQTSRNAVYAFMGRWLLGLDPSIDTREGEQTVETAETLQTFDADHPAPARKTPAELEDYLVKTIGEDLELLAPTRGAAVWQAGKPFLATALKTRVGLESPAPEAIADKVVRRVNREGMAIVHHQLSRRGKGDAVPVVRITPLRSNGRLAVISSDEGKAGLVSASGELSPTVRALLDRGWSVVGFDPLFVGEAIDPAKPISHRPEVVHGPTYNPSVAADQMQDLATVAAWAGSQPDVRELALIATGLSGRQALLARSLLPGVSRTYVDLDGGDDADERGPLPAAIDLPGIQQFGGLRAAAALAAPSPLRIARPGRSFARDWPASAYGLAGVPQALRFDEEAPSAADLARWIDSGE is encoded by the coding sequence ATGCCTCGTTGGACGAACTTGGGCGAAGCCTCCGGCCCGCTTGAGATCGTGATCAGCGGTGAATTAGCCGAGACGCCGAAACTCAAAAAAGGCGAGACGCCCCCGCCTCCGCCGTCCCCTCCACTCCTGGTCCTCGATCCCGACCCGAACGGCGATCCTAACCGTTTACTGGATGTCGCGCGCGGAGCCACCGACTCGACGGGCCCTTCACTCGATCGTCGCCGGGGCGAGTCGCGAACCAACAAAGAAGGGGCCGAGTTTCACGCGCCGGCCACCGCCGACGCCTGGCGCGACCGCGCGACGCACCTTCGCGACAAGATGAAGGTGAATCTCGGCCTCTGGCCGGCCCCGCCGAAGACGCCGCTGAATCCTCAGGTTTACGGCCGGATCGAGCGTGACGGATACACCATCGAAAAGGTCGTTCTGGAGACGCTGCCGGGCTTCACCCTCAGCGGCAACCTTTATCGGCCCACGTCGCCGTCGACCGCGAAACTCCCCGCGATCCTCTGCCCGCACGGCCACTGGGAAGTCGGCCGGATGCAGCCCGACGTCCAGCAGCGCTGCATTCGCTGGGCGAAGCTCGGCGCGGTCGTCTTCATGTACGACATGGTCGGCTACAACGACTCGAAACCCTTCCCGCATGAATTCCTGAACGATCACCTCCGGCGATGGGGCCTGAGTCTGTTCACGCTCCAGACGTGGAACAGCACGCGGGCACTCGACTGGATCACGACGCTGCCGGACGTCGATCCGGCCCGGATCGGCTGCACGGGCGAATCGGGAGGCGGCACCCAGACGTTCATCCTGTCGGCCCTCGACGAACGCATCAAGGTCGCCGCGCCGGTCGTGATGATCTCCGACTGGTTCCAGGGAGGCTGCGTCTGCGAGAACGCCGCCGGGCTGCGGATCGGTACGGACAACGTCGAGTTCGGGGCTCTCTTCGCCCCCCGGCCGATGATCCTCGTCGGCGCGTCGGGCGACTGGACGGCCAAGACGATGACCCACGCTTTTCCGGCCATCCAGGGCGTCTACTCGCTCATCGGCCGCCCTGAGCGACTGGAAGCCACGGTCTTCGACTTCCCCCACAATTACAACCAGACCAGCCGCAACGCGGTCTACGCCTTCATGGGACGCTGGCTCCTCGGCCTCGATCCATCGATCGACACCCGCGAAGGCGAGCAGACCGTCGAGACGGCCGAAACTCTCCAGACTTTCGACGCCGATCATCCGGCCCCCGCCCGCAAGACCCCCGCCGAGTTGGAAGACTATCTGGTCAAAACGATCGGTGAGGACCTGGAATTGCTGGCACCCACACGGGGAGCGGCCGTCTGGCAGGCGGGGAAGCCGTTCCTCGCGACGGCTCTGAAAACCCGAGTCGGCCTGGAATCGCCCGCGCCCGAGGCCATCGCCGACAAGGTTGTGCGCCGCGTCAACCGGGAAGGGATGGCGATCGTCCACCATCAACTCTCCCGACGCGGAAAGGGGGACGCCGTCCCCGTCGTCAGGATCACTCCCCTGCGATCGAACGGACGGCTCGCCGTGATCTCCAGCGATGAGGGGAAAGCGGGGCTCGTTTCGGCCTCGGGTGAGCTTTCGCCCACCGTTCGCGCCCTCCTGGATCGCGGCTGGTCGGTCGTCGGCTTCGACCCCTTGTTCGTTGGAGAAGCGATAGATCCCGCGAAGCCGATCTCTCATCGTCCCGAGGTCGTCCACGGCCCGACTTACAACCCGTCCGTCGCGGCCGACCAGATGCAGGATCTGGCGACCGTCGCGGCCTGGGCCGGATCGCAGCCGGACGTTCGCGAGTTGGCCTTGATCGCGACCGGCCTTTCGGGACGGCAGGCATTGCTGGCGCGGTCGCTGCTCCCCGGCGTCTCGCGGACATACGTCGACCTCGACGGCGGCGACGACGCCGATGAACGCGGCCCGCTCCCGGCCGCGATCGACCTGCCCGGCATCCAGCAATTCGGCGGCCTTCGCGCCGCCGCGGCGTTGGCGGCGCCTTCGCCCTTGCGGATCGCCCGGCCAGGTCGATCGTTCGCCCGCGACTGGCCGGCCTCGGCCTACGGACTGGCCGGCGTTCCCCAGGCCCTCCGCTTCGACGAAGAGGCTCCCTCGGCGGCCGATCTCGCTCGCTGGATCGATTCCGGAGAGTGA
- a CDS encoding 4Fe-4S binding protein produces the protein MAIGSGVIRGHWITLRRFLLTFARDVRDGFALRRRGGGPQPLDFFKTPTRGEERVVVQDATIDGLFTVEYPDERLPVFERFRMLPVLIYDDEDGNVRCTSCNICAKVCPPQCIWMVQAKSPKGTVVPLPEDFFIDMDVCMNCGLCAEYCPFDAIKMDQNFELANSERHRTHIYSLQDLLVSSAYYAQTHPEAWSSPEETAERAKVAKKKGQRLQKALGAGRGVGTESAPKTSALI, from the coding sequence ATGGCCATCGGGTCGGGCGTCATCCGCGGTCACTGGATCACGCTCAGGCGGTTCCTGCTCACGTTCGCGCGGGACGTCCGCGACGGCTTCGCGCTGAGGCGTCGCGGAGGCGGCCCGCAGCCGCTCGACTTCTTCAAGACCCCAACGCGGGGTGAAGAGCGCGTGGTCGTCCAGGACGCCACAATCGACGGCCTGTTCACCGTCGAATACCCGGACGAACGCCTCCCGGTCTTCGAGCGGTTCCGGATGCTCCCGGTCCTGATCTACGACGATGAGGACGGCAACGTCCGCTGCACGTCGTGCAACATCTGTGCGAAGGTCTGCCCGCCCCAGTGCATCTGGATGGTCCAGGCGAAGAGCCCCAAGGGAACGGTCGTCCCGCTCCCGGAGGACTTCTTCATCGATATGGACGTCTGCATGAACTGCGGCCTGTGCGCCGAGTACTGCCCGTTCGACGCCATCAAGATGGACCAGAACTTCGAGCTGGCCAACTCGGAGCGGCACCGAACGCACATTTACAGCCTGCAGGACTTGCTCGTCTCTAGCGCTTACTACGCCCAGACTCACCCCGAAGCCTGGTCCAGCCCCGAGGAAACCGCTGAGCGAGCGAAGGTGGCCAAGAAGAAGGGCCAGCGACTCCAGAAGGCTCTGGGTGCCGGAAGAGGCGTGGGGACTGAAAGTGCGCCGAAGACCTCAGCTCTGATATGA
- a CDS encoding prenyltransferase/squalene oxidase repeat-containing protein encodes MSLPSRRDLFRTAGAGLTAGWLGQARAEEAYDAVGDRIAAYLETLRRPDGGYAASLLAPRSHLTPTFAAIGCLHLLKRLPTDRSTLARYVRDHHPHRLKKLEQEHHEFEGQQIQALIWLGEAPADFRQVVDGWKPPSRYLPQYERSSNPILRHETVALEGRRLLGMPLDDVAPVFLEYLRARRRPEGGYNNTPASDGGPAHVLNTWWALRTLDALGQARGEGAAETIAWLRLCQLPNGGFTHAPNATLAGVDDAAYTWAAVRGLTLLGSQPADRDGCVRWIASLFNEDGGAGDRPGWASRPEATFYALDALEAVGRPAVTTARRSPGTRSSDLPGGLNVYSIQIEAHGQGSPADAVTLAESLKIHLWGAKNAAKGWVERAQSIADGRKVATRFFVANEEYGSWLRMPGLGVYSHMSDVIAPAGVDFGPPIASGESPDWAAFRERRLEPLQKAGGRLVWQFGENEELVRLVLDDSLERGGYAAISTFHFGNPDFTNSEPFLERYRGRLPFVALQDAHGPQPWYFADMTTGFRTLFLASEPTWAAWLEALRLNRVAAVRRDEASGGQTWIQAGSSAVLEFVRAHESDWRWWENPSIRRPMLSLVAVFPGDPFETPQPERGVVVRVRTAWTNSTQGRPRTPLAVLDRLRIDGRDVEPAESLPKPPNGAGPLDQFYYFSMPDIAPGRHKAEARARVIGSGELVDSSITFDVPAR; translated from the coding sequence ATGAGCCTTCCCAGCCGCCGAGACCTCTTCCGCACCGCCGGGGCCGGGCTCACCGCCGGATGGCTTGGCCAGGCCCGGGCCGAGGAAGCGTATGATGCCGTTGGCGACCGGATCGCCGCGTATCTGGAGACGCTCCGCCGTCCCGACGGCGGCTACGCGGCGTCGCTCCTCGCGCCTCGGTCGCACCTGACGCCGACCTTCGCCGCGATTGGTTGTCTCCACCTCCTGAAACGCCTGCCGACCGATCGCTCGACCCTCGCCCGATACGTCCGCGACCACCACCCGCACCGGCTCAAGAAGCTGGAGCAGGAGCACCACGAATTTGAGGGCCAGCAGATCCAGGCCCTGATCTGGCTCGGCGAGGCCCCGGCCGATTTCCGCCAGGTGGTCGACGGTTGGAAACCGCCGTCGAGGTATCTGCCGCAGTACGAGCGGTCGAGCAACCCGATCCTCCGCCACGAAACCGTGGCGCTTGAGGGCCGACGACTGCTGGGAATGCCACTGGATGACGTTGCGCCCGTCTTTCTGGAATACCTGCGTGCTCGTCGGCGTCCGGAAGGCGGCTACAACAACACGCCTGCCTCCGACGGCGGTCCGGCGCACGTCCTGAACACCTGGTGGGCGCTGCGGACGCTCGACGCTCTCGGCCAGGCTCGCGGTGAAGGGGCCGCCGAGACGATCGCGTGGCTCCGGTTGTGCCAGCTCCCGAACGGTGGGTTCACGCACGCTCCAAACGCGACTCTCGCCGGAGTCGACGACGCGGCCTACACCTGGGCCGCCGTGCGGGGGCTCACTCTGCTTGGCTCTCAGCCGGCCGACCGAGATGGCTGCGTGCGCTGGATCGCCTCGCTGTTCAACGAAGACGGCGGCGCGGGCGATCGCCCTGGTTGGGCGAGCCGGCCCGAGGCGACGTTTTATGCGTTGGATGCGCTGGAGGCGGTGGGCCGGCCTGCGGTGACGACCGCTCGCCGTTCGCCTGGTACTCGATCGTCCGATCTGCCCGGCGGTTTGAACGTCTACTCGATCCAGATCGAGGCGCATGGCCAGGGGAGCCCGGCCGACGCGGTGACGCTGGCGGAGTCTCTGAAAATCCATCTGTGGGGAGCCAAGAACGCCGCGAAGGGATGGGTCGAGCGGGCGCAGTCGATTGCTGATGGTCGGAAAGTGGCCACGCGGTTTTTCGTCGCCAACGAGGAGTATGGCTCCTGGCTGCGGATGCCCGGCCTGGGCGTCTACAGCCACATGAGCGACGTGATCGCCCCGGCGGGCGTCGACTTCGGGCCGCCGATCGCCTCGGGCGAGTCGCCCGACTGGGCCGCCTTCCGAGAGCGCCGACTTGAGCCGCTGCAAAAGGCCGGTGGTCGGCTGGTCTGGCAGTTCGGCGAGAACGAGGAGCTCGTGCGGCTCGTGCTGGATGACTCGCTGGAACGCGGCGGGTACGCGGCGATCAGCACGTTTCACTTCGGCAATCCCGACTTCACCAACAGCGAGCCCTTCCTGGAGCGTTACCGAGGCCGGCTGCCCTTCGTGGCGCTTCAAGACGCGCATGGCCCGCAGCCCTGGTACTTCGCCGACATGACGACGGGATTCCGGACCCTCTTCCTCGCCAGCGAGCCGACCTGGGCGGCCTGGCTGGAAGCCCTGCGGCTGAACCGCGTCGCCGCCGTCCGCCGCGACGAGGCGAGCGGCGGTCAGACGTGGATCCAGGCCGGCTCGTCCGCCGTGCTGGAATTCGTCCGAGCCCATGAATCCGATTGGCGGTGGTGGGAGAACCCGTCGATCCGACGCCCGATGCTCTCGCTCGTCGCCGTCTTCCCCGGCGATCCGTTCGAGACGCCGCAGCCCGAGCGAGGGGTCGTCGTCCGCGTTCGCACCGCCTGGACGAACTCGACCCAGGGCCGCCCGCGAACGCCGCTCGCCGTGCTGGACCGCCTGCGCATCGACGGCCGCGACGTCGAGCCGGCCGAATCGCTGCCAAAGCCTCCGAACGGCGCGGGGCCGCTGGATCAATTTTACTACTTCTCCATGCCCGACATCGCCCCCGGACGCCACAAGGCCGAGGCCCGGGCTCGCGTGATCGGATCCGGAGAGTTGGTGGATTCCTCGATCACGTTCGACGTCCCTGCTCGTTGA
- a CDS encoding NADH-quinone oxidoreductase subunit D, with translation MVSMGPQHPSTHGVFRMNVRVDGETIVGLKPVMGYLHRNHEKIGERNTFLMNMPFTDRLDYLTSMGNNFGYALAVEQLMGDEAKPPERAEYIRVIMAELTRIASHMWSIGFLLNDLGAFFTPALYAIEERELILDLFEWASGSRMMCNYFRFGGVAADLPPGWLDRCRAIVENRLDKKIDELDEYLSGNEILLDRARGVGVLSTEDAINFSTSGPVLRGSNVPYDLRRAAPYGIYDRFEFAVAVGNHGDVYDRYYVRLMEMRESVRILKQAVRGIPEGPILAGKKTYQIKVPAGEAYGRVENPKGELGYYLVSDGSAAAYRYHVRSPSFINLTALERMCLGRTIADVVGILGSLDIVLGEVDR, from the coding sequence ATGGTCAGCATGGGGCCGCAGCACCCCAGCACCCACGGCGTCTTCCGGATGAACGTCCGCGTCGACGGCGAGACGATCGTCGGCCTGAAACCCGTGATGGGCTACCTGCACCGGAATCATGAGAAGATCGGCGAGCGCAACACGTTCCTCATGAACATGCCGTTCACCGATCGGCTCGATTACCTGACCAGCATGGGGAACAACTTCGGCTACGCCCTGGCCGTCGAGCAACTCATGGGCGACGAGGCGAAGCCCCCTGAGCGGGCCGAGTACATCCGGGTGATCATGGCCGAGCTGACGCGGATCGCCAGCCACATGTGGTCGATCGGCTTCCTGCTCAACGACCTGGGCGCGTTCTTCACCCCCGCCCTCTACGCCATCGAGGAGCGCGAGTTGATCCTCGACCTCTTCGAGTGGGCGTCGGGGAGTCGGATGATGTGCAACTACTTCCGCTTCGGAGGCGTCGCCGCCGACCTGCCGCCGGGCTGGCTCGACCGCTGCCGGGCGATCGTCGAGAATCGACTCGACAAGAAGATCGACGAGCTGGACGAATATCTCTCGGGCAACGAGATCCTCCTGGACCGCGCCCGGGGCGTGGGGGTTCTCTCAACCGAAGACGCCATCAACTTCTCGACGTCCGGGCCGGTGCTGCGGGGCTCGAACGTCCCCTACGACCTGCGCCGGGCCGCCCCGTACGGTATCTACGATCGGTTCGAGTTCGCCGTGGCGGTCGGCAACCACGGCGATGTCTACGACCGGTACTACGTCCGGCTGATGGAGATGCGCGAGAGCGTCCGAATCCTGAAGCAGGCCGTGCGCGGCATCCCCGAAGGGCCGATCCTGGCGGGCAAGAAAACCTATCAGATCAAGGTCCCGGCGGGCGAGGCTTACGGGCGGGTCGAGAACCCCAAGGGAGAACTCGGCTACTACCTCGTGTCGGACGGATCGGCGGCGGCTTATCGGTATCACGTCCGGAGCCCGAGCTTCATCAACCTGACGGCCCTGGAACGCATGTGCCTGGGTCGGACGATCGCGGACGTGGTCGGGATCCTGGGGAGCCTCGACATCGTGTTGGGCGAGGTCGACCGCTGA
- a CDS encoding arylsulfatase — MPRVVFCWLSSVLVLFLLGVPAPSVLAEDPKPNVLYIMADDLGYGDLGCYGQKLIKTPNIDALAAQGTRYLQAYAGSTVCAPSRSALMTGKHTGHAPIRGNQEVKPEGQVPMPADTFTMAHLFKRAGYTTGLIGKWGLGYPGSVSTPDKMGFDDFYGYNCQAKAHEYYPEYLWKNDQKVMLNGKAYSHDLMAAEALDFVRRNRDRPFFLDLSLTIPHAKLQVPDLGPYANESWPDDLKRLAAMITRMDSDVGRLMVLLDELKIADRTLVFFVSDNGAAYNDQLFQHSGALRGRKRDMYEGGVRTPAILRWPGHVKAGAVSEQVWTFWDLLPTFADLIGVPAPSGLDGVSVLPAFVEGRKIEHPPLYFEFHERGFDQCARIGDWKAVRHGSKGPIELYDLSVDSSEKTDVAAAHPDVVRKFEDYLATARTDSEIWPIRDRVPGQAAQKKAAAKKAATP, encoded by the coding sequence ATGCCGCGCGTCGTTTTCTGCTGGCTGAGCAGCGTCCTCGTCCTGTTCCTGCTGGGCGTTCCGGCGCCGTCGGTCCTCGCCGAAGACCCGAAGCCGAACGTGCTCTACATCATGGCCGACGACCTCGGCTACGGCGATCTCGGCTGCTACGGTCAGAAGCTGATCAAGACGCCGAATATCGACGCCCTCGCCGCGCAGGGGACCAGGTATCTTCAGGCCTACGCCGGCTCGACGGTCTGCGCCCCGTCGCGATCGGCCCTGATGACCGGCAAGCACACTGGCCACGCCCCGATTCGGGGCAATCAGGAGGTCAAGCCCGAGGGCCAGGTCCCCATGCCGGCCGACACGTTCACGATGGCCCACCTCTTCAAGAGGGCCGGCTACACGACCGGCCTGATCGGCAAGTGGGGCCTGGGCTATCCGGGCTCGGTCAGCACGCCGGACAAGATGGGGTTTGACGACTTCTACGGCTACAACTGCCAGGCCAAGGCTCACGAGTATTACCCGGAATACCTCTGGAAGAACGACCAGAAGGTGATGCTCAACGGCAAGGCCTACTCCCATGACCTGATGGCTGCCGAGGCCCTCGATTTCGTCAGGCGCAACCGCGACAGGCCGTTCTTCCTCGACCTCTCTCTGACGATCCCCCACGCCAAGCTCCAGGTCCCCGACCTGGGCCCTTACGCGAACGAATCGTGGCCGGACGACCTTAAGCGTCTGGCTGCGATGATCACCCGGATGGACTCCGACGTCGGCCGCCTGATGGTCTTGCTGGACGAGCTGAAGATCGCCGATCGGACCCTAGTCTTCTTCGTCAGCGACAACGGGGCGGCGTATAACGATCAACTGTTCCAGCACTCCGGCGCGTTGCGCGGTCGCAAGCGAGACATGTACGAGGGGGGCGTCCGCACGCCGGCGATCCTGCGGTGGCCGGGGCACGTGAAAGCCGGCGCGGTGAGCGAGCAGGTCTGGACCTTCTGGGACCTTTTGCCGACCTTCGCCGATCTGATCGGCGTCCCCGCGCCGAGCGGCCTCGACGGCGTCTCGGTTCTGCCGGCCTTCGTCGAAGGCCGGAAGATCGAGCATCCTCCTCTCTACTTCGAGTTCCACGAGCGGGGATTCGACCAGTGCGCCCGCATCGGCGACTGGAAGGCCGTCCGCCACGGCTCGAAGGGGCCGATCGAGTTGTACGACCTGTCGGTCGATTCCTCAGAGAAAACCGACGTCGCCGCCGCCCATCCGGACGTGGTCCGCAAGTTCGAGGACTATCTGGCCACAGCGCGGACCGACTCCGAAATCTGGCCGATCCGAGACCGCGTCCCCGGCCAGGCGGCCCAGAAGAAGGCCGCCGCGAAGAAGGCCGCGACCCCATGA